The following coding sequences lie in one Cyanobacterium stanieri LEGE 03274 genomic window:
- a CDS encoding nucleotidyltransferase family protein: MVHSTEKLTHLQAKIREIKKEIGDKYQIEELGLFGSYVRGEETEDSDIDILVKFHSDHNIGLFKYCELQNLLSEKLGKKVDLVMKDSLKSYIGKYILDEVIYL, encoded by the coding sequence ATGGTTCATTCAACAGAGAAATTAACTCATTTACAGGCAAAAATTAGGGAAATAAAAAAGGAAATAGGAGATAAATATCAAATTGAAGAACTAGGTTTATTTGGCTCTTATGTAAGGGGAGAAGAAACAGAAGACAGTGATATTGATATTCTCGTTAAGTTCCATTCTGATCATAATATTGGTTTGTTTAAATATTGTGAGTTACAAAATTTGTTGAGTGAAAAACTGGGTAAAAAAGTAGATTTAGTCATGAAAGATTCTCTTAAATCCTACATCGGTAAATATATTTTGGATGAGGTTATTTATCTATGA
- a CDS encoding HepT-like ribonuclease domain-containing protein, with protein sequence MKRELKDYILDILNAINSIEMFTKGYDFNSFSRDEKTKFAVIYAIQIIGEASNKIPVDLQNKYPQIPWKNVRGMRNLIVHEYFGVNLLVIWNTIKNDLPSLKPVIEDMLTDLLNG encoded by the coding sequence ATGAAAAGAGAATTAAAAGATTATATACTTGATATTCTCAATGCCATAAATAGTATTGAAATGTTTACCAAGGGGTATGATTTTAATTCTTTTAGTAGGGATGAAAAGACTAAATTTGCCGTAATATATGCTATCCAAATTATTGGCGAAGCTAGTAACAAAATACCTGTAGATTTACAAAATAAGTATCCTCAAATTCCTTGGAAAAATGTTAGGGGAATGCGTAATTTAATTGTCCATGAATATTTTGGGGTTAATTTGCTAGTTATTTGGAACACCATTAAGAATGATTTACCTTCTTTAAAGCCAGTTATAGAAGATATGCTTACAGATTTGCTTAATGGGTAA
- the pntB gene encoding Re/Si-specific NAD(P)(+) transhydrogenase subunit beta gives MNSNLITVAYIGASALFILSLAGLSRQETARKGNIYGIAGMAIAFIATAFSQQVSNYSLLIGAIIPAVIIGAVLASRVAMTSMPELVAILHSFVGLAAVLVGIGNYLQPETGLLPAEEFIHQIEIYVGVFIGAVTFTGSIIAFGKLRAIISSKPLMLPARHFLNLGMLGATVYLGYNFLNTETGLQPLLIMTGIACLLGIHLVAGIGGADMPVVISMLNSYSGWAAAAAGFMLNNDLLIITGALVGSSGAILSYIMCKAMNRSFISVILGGFGEGSNKNTASGEKQEVGEAVATNIDEVADMLVEAKSVIITPGYGMAVAQAQHGVSEITKILKSRKVNVRFGIHPVAGRLPGHMNVLLAEANVPYDMVLEMDEINEDFPQTDLVLVIGANDTVNPSALEDPQSAIAGMPVLEVWKAQNCVVMKRSLATGYAGVDNPLFYKENTKMLFGDAKINVDSLLVALREKTAKKGKVLVSA, from the coding sequence ATGAACTCGAATTTAATCACAGTTGCCTATATTGGCGCCAGCGCTTTGTTTATCCTCAGCCTAGCGGGATTATCCCGACAAGAAACCGCCAGAAAAGGTAATATATATGGTATCGCTGGAATGGCGATCGCATTTATTGCTACTGCATTCAGCCAACAGGTAAGCAACTATAGCCTTTTAATTGGCGCTATCATTCCCGCCGTCATCATCGGTGCAGTATTAGCTTCACGGGTAGCCATGACATCCATGCCTGAATTAGTGGCAATCCTCCATAGTTTTGTGGGTTTAGCCGCTGTATTGGTAGGTATCGGCAACTATCTACAACCCGAAACAGGGTTACTCCCTGCCGAAGAATTTATCCATCAAATCGAAATCTATGTAGGGGTATTCATCGGCGCCGTCACCTTCACAGGCTCAATTATCGCCTTTGGTAAATTACGCGCCATCATTAGCTCAAAACCCCTTATGTTACCAGCCCGACACTTTCTCAATTTAGGTATGTTAGGGGCTACGGTTTACCTTGGTTATAACTTCCTGAATACAGAAACAGGATTACAACCCCTCCTCATCATGACTGGGATTGCTTGTTTATTGGGTATTCACCTTGTGGCAGGAATTGGGGGCGCAGATATGCCCGTAGTTATTTCCATGCTCAACAGTTATTCTGGATGGGCAGCCGCTGCGGCAGGTTTTATGCTCAATAATGACTTGTTAATTATCACAGGGGCTTTGGTGGGTAGTAGTGGCGCCATCCTCAGTTACATTATGTGTAAAGCCATGAATCGCTCATTCATTAGTGTGATTCTCGGTGGTTTTGGGGAAGGTAGCAACAAAAACACTGCCTCTGGTGAAAAACAAGAGGTAGGAGAAGCGGTAGCCACCAACATCGATGAAGTGGCTGATATGTTAGTAGAAGCCAAAAGCGTCATTATCACCCCCGGCTATGGTATGGCTGTTGCCCAAGCCCAGCATGGGGTTTCGGAAATTACTAAGATTTTGAAAAGTCGTAAGGTAAATGTGCGTTTTGGTATTCATCCCGTGGCAGGGCGTTTACCCGGGCATATGAATGTATTATTAGCAGAAGCAAATGTACCCTATGACATGGTTTTGGAAATGGATGAAATTAACGAGGATTTTCCCCAAACTGATTTGGTATTAGTGATTGGGGCTAATGATACTGTTAATCCTAGCGCATTGGAAGACCCTCAAAGTGCGATCGCAGGTATGCCCGTATTAGAAGTCTGGAAAGCCCAAAATTGCGTAGTTATGAAACGGAGTTTAGCCACAGGTTACGCAGGGGTCGATAATCCTTTATTCTATAAAGAAAATACTAAAATGCTCTTTGGTGATGCCAAAATTAACGTTGATTCTCTTTTGGTTGCCTTACGGGAAAAAACTGCCAAAAAAGGAAAGGTTTTAGTTTCTGCATAA
- a CDS encoding ABC transporter ATP-binding protein, producing MAQVIIDNLYKSYSSSRSKLSNGDNLGVIAPTSIPANDEQKKIPSVSNTNVLRGINLEIREGEFMVLVGPSGCGKSTLLRLIAGLEEISAGKIIIGDRTVNNLPPKSRDIAMVFQNYALYPHLRVYDNIAFGLRRMNPDKKKFSAPKILGNLSRVLPPRFRFLSDEEKSIQAKVLEVAQLLQIDHLLDRLPKQLSGGQKQRVALGRAIARNPQAFLMDEPLSNLDAKLRTETRSQIVTLQKQLQVTTIYVTHDQTEAMTMGDRIAIMNNGEIQQVATPLEVYRQPANKFVAQFIGSPPMNFLEVDFIKEKSMIVHECFKFILTQKWLDILSNYNYEKIDVGIRPEHFYISNPGESSLSCTINLIESLGNETLLKVLLNNDSNQTLQVRIFGDNLFNIGDKINLGINLDKVSFFDAYQGKNIYLK from the coding sequence TTGGCACAAGTAATTATTGACAATCTCTATAAGAGCTATTCTAGCTCTAGGTCAAAACTATCTAATGGTGATAATCTAGGGGTTATTGCTCCCACTTCTATTCCTGCGAATGATGAACAAAAGAAAATCCCATCGGTAAGTAATACGAATGTGTTGAGGGGGATTAATTTAGAGATTAGAGAAGGGGAATTTATGGTATTGGTGGGGCCTTCTGGTTGTGGAAAAAGTACCCTATTACGTTTAATAGCTGGGTTAGAGGAGATTAGTGCGGGGAAAATCATTATAGGCGATCGCACCGTAAATAATTTACCACCAAAATCTAGGGATATTGCCATGGTATTCCAAAATTACGCCCTTTATCCCCATCTTCGAGTTTATGATAATATTGCCTTTGGTTTAAGGCGGATGAATCCTGATAAAAAAAAGTTTTCTGCCCCAAAAATATTGGGTAATCTTAGCCGTGTGTTGCCCCCTCGTTTTCGTTTCCTCAGTGATGAAGAAAAAAGTATCCAAGCAAAAGTTTTAGAGGTAGCCCAATTATTGCAAATAGATCATCTTTTAGATAGACTACCAAAACAACTATCTGGGGGACAAAAACAACGGGTAGCCCTAGGGCGCGCCATTGCCCGAAATCCCCAAGCCTTTTTGATGGATGAGCCTCTTTCTAATTTGGATGCTAAACTAAGGACAGAAACCCGCAGCCAGATTGTTACCCTACAAAAGCAATTGCAGGTAACTACTATTTATGTTACCCATGATCAAACTGAGGCTATGACTATGGGCGATCGTATTGCTATCATGAATAATGGAGAAATTCAACAGGTAGCTACCCCCCTAGAAGTGTATCGTCAACCTGCTAATAAGTTTGTTGCTCAGTTTATTGGTTCGCCTCCCATGAATTTTTTGGAGGTGGATTTTATTAAGGAAAAATCAATGATTGTCCATGAATGTTTTAAGTTTATTTTAACTCAAAAATGGTTAGATATTCTCAGTAATTATAATTATGAAAAAATAGATGTAGGCATTAGACCAGAACATTTTTATATTTCAAACCCTGGGGAATCTTCTTTATCTTGCACCATCAATTTAATTGAATCCTTAGGCAATGAAACTCTTTTAAAGGTATTATTAAATAATGATTCTAATCAAACCTTACAAGTAAGAATATTTGGTGATAATTTATTTAATATCGGCGATAAAATTAACTTAGGAATCAACCTAGATAAAGTCAGTTTTTTTGATGCTTATCAAGGTAAAAATATCTATTTAAAATAG
- a CDS encoding iron uptake porin, whose product MKNNQNIIDAIKYLDNKYHCLENNFIDTPTKKSYHNDITNKINYCLKQLKNAPKQLILEDINIIKQLEKIYYYDLKTLENSTKNLENISDQLTKTAFSNTAKLEGEIIFALAQVQGNHQVENREQSIPENLTLSHRTRLEFINSFNGSDELRIRFQSRNVPEFEDITGTSMANLGFDGNSDGNIELSRLDYETNLGEHSEIYFNIVGGGLGDYLDNINGDFSGSGDGAISLFARENPIRRQGGAPGIGLSHQLNDNILLQWGYVAPEADDLDVGIFQSPYGLALQGMVEFSNDFRFSLTYIRSFNAVNTGTSSSLAANPFNGDSRAIMADSWGAEISWDLSSQTTFGARVGYINAQAQDLERQPEAQLLTWAMLLALKDLGKEGNLLGFVWGQPLRVIGNNYGLVEDNGSWHLEVFYRLKINDHIAITPGFFMIINPENNLDNAPILVSTVRTTFTF is encoded by the coding sequence ATGAAAAACAATCAGAATATAATAGATGCCATTAAATATCTTGATAATAAATATCACTGTTTAGAAAACAACTTCATCGATACCCCGACAAAAAAAAGTTACCATAATGATATTACAAACAAAATAAATTATTGTCTAAAGCAACTAAAAAACGCCCCTAAGCAACTAATTTTAGAAGATATAAATATAATAAAACAACTGGAAAAAATATATTATTATGACCTAAAAACCTTAGAAAATAGCACAAAAAACCTAGAAAATATAAGTGATCAATTAACAAAAACAGCATTTTCAAACACCGCAAAACTAGAAGGAGAAATTATATTTGCCCTAGCCCAAGTACAAGGTAATCATCAAGTAGAAAATAGAGAACAATCAATCCCCGAAAACCTAACCCTTAGCCATCGTACTAGGTTAGAATTTATAAATAGTTTTAACGGCTCAGATGAACTAAGAATTCGTTTTCAATCCCGCAATGTTCCAGAATTTGAAGACATAACAGGAACATCTATGGCTAATTTAGGCTTTGATGGTAATAGCGATGGCAATATTGAATTAAGCCGTCTTGATTATGAAACCAACCTCGGTGAACATAGCGAAATTTACTTTAACATTGTAGGGGGAGGCTTAGGAGACTATCTCGATAATATTAATGGGGATTTTAGCGGTAGTGGAGATGGTGCGATTTCTTTATTTGCTCGAGAAAATCCTATCCGACGACAAGGGGGCGCACCCGGCATTGGGCTTAGTCATCAACTTAATGATAATATTCTTCTACAATGGGGTTATGTTGCACCAGAAGCCGATGATTTGGATGTGGGAATTTTTCAGAGTCCTTACGGTTTAGCTTTACAGGGGATGGTTGAATTTTCCAATGATTTTCGCTTCAGTTTAACCTATATACGTTCATTTAATGCGGTTAACACGGGAACAAGTAGTAGTTTAGCAGCCAACCCTTTTAATGGTGATTCTAGGGCGATTATGGCTGATTCCTGGGGCGCTGAAATATCATGGGATTTATCTTCCCAGACAACTTTTGGAGCGAGAGTGGGTTATATTAATGCTCAAGCTCAGGATTTAGAAAGACAACCCGAAGCACAGTTACTAACATGGGCAATGTTATTGGCGCTAAAAGATTTAGGAAAAGAAGGTAATTTATTAGGATTTGTATGGGGGCAACCTTTGAGGGTGATAGGAAATAATTATGGATTAGTGGAGGATAATGGCTCATGGCATTTAGAAGTTTTTTATCGTCTTAAAATTAATGATCATATTGCCATCACTCCTGGTTTTTTTATGATTATAAATCCTGAAAATAATCTTGATAATGCCCCTATATTGGTATCTACTGTTCGTACTACTTTCACTTTTTAA
- a CDS encoding transporter substrate-binding domain-containing protein, with protein MFVPTKINVLHFVKQNSWIKIIIFSVIIIFLKPVSAQENTNTLRVSTRPFPPFVFEDNNGKYSGFSIELWDEIANSMGVEYELYSEDNVEELLNSVVEGRADVSVAGISMTSEREQIIDFSHPFFDSGLNILVSGEPLSPLRMVINYIFVPSIWITVGILCLFTIFAAHIMWFFERKENDEMFPRRYLRGIWESFWWSVVTLVTVGYGDKTPTTAGGRIVATIWMFAGILLISYFTASISSSMTVDRLDTQIRGYNDLRGRSVGTVAGSTSVDFLNNLSANVVVFENIERAYEALKNDDIEAVVYDEPVLLYLMNRQENYNHSSKIIGNTFDTQSYAIVLPRGSSYRNEINRAILSLREDGTYDQIYERWFGSNNEF; from the coding sequence ATGTTTGTTCCCACAAAAATTAATGTTCTCCATTTTGTTAAACAAAATTCATGGATTAAAATTATCATTTTTAGTGTAATTATCATCTTCTTAAAACCTGTATCTGCCCAAGAAAATACTAATACTCTAAGGGTATCAACTCGCCCTTTTCCTCCTTTTGTATTTGAGGATAATAATGGTAAATATTCTGGCTTTAGTATTGAGTTATGGGATGAGATTGCTAATAGTATGGGTGTTGAATATGAATTATATTCAGAAGATAATGTGGAGGAATTATTAAATTCGGTGGTTGAGGGTAGGGCTGATGTGTCGGTAGCGGGAATTTCTATGACATCGGAGAGGGAGCAAATTATCGATTTTTCTCATCCTTTTTTCGATTCAGGATTAAATATACTGGTATCTGGTGAGCCTTTGTCGCCTTTGCGCATGGTTATTAACTATATTTTCGTACCGAGTATTTGGATTACGGTGGGAATTTTGTGTTTATTTACCATTTTTGCGGCTCATATAATGTGGTTTTTTGAAAGAAAGGAAAATGATGAGATGTTTCCCCGTCGATATTTGCGGGGTATTTGGGAATCTTTTTGGTGGTCTGTGGTAACCTTAGTTACAGTGGGTTATGGGGATAAGACTCCTACTACTGCGGGGGGAAGAATCGTTGCAACTATTTGGATGTTTGCAGGAATATTGTTAATTTCTTATTTTACTGCTTCGATTAGTTCTTCGATGACGGTCGATCGCCTCGATACCCAAATCAGGGGCTACAATGATTTAAGGGGACGTTCTGTGGGTACTGTAGCGGGTAGTACATCGGTAGATTTTTTAAATAATTTATCGGCTAACGTGGTGGTGTTTGAGAATATTGAGAGGGCTTATGAGGCTTTAAAAAATGATGATATTGAGGCGGTGGTTTATGATGAACCTGTTTTATTATATTTGATGAATCGACAAGAAAATTATAATCATAGTAGTAAGATTATTGGTAATACTTTTGATACTCAAAGTTATGCCATTGTCTTACCTAGGGGTAGTAGTTATCGTAATGAGATTAATCGAGCTATTTTAAGTTTGCGCGAAGATGGTACTTATGATCAAATTTATGAACGTTGGTTTGGTAGCAATAATGAGTTTTAA
- a CDS encoding isoaspartyl peptidase/L-asparaginase, producing MSNQNIPKLIIHGGAGSSLKGKGGLTAVRESLQDIVKEVYQLLLAGKSANEAVILGCQLLENNPRFNAGTGSVLQSDGQIRMSASLMDGDAQRFSGVINVSRVKNPIDLAKTLQDKEDRILSDYGSAQLLRELGLPIYDPLTDLRLQEWIEERKGNFSSKMAGVVAEGDNARRGTIGVVALDAMGRVSAGTSTGGKGLEYVGRVSDSAMPAGNYANGVAGVSCTGIGEDIIDECLAAKVVIRTSDGMSLYDAMAKSMEEAKVNKRDLGAIALSRDGKIAWGKTSEILLAAYHDGNTINDSLEWNDHTLVDTI from the coding sequence ATGTCTAATCAAAACATTCCTAAATTAATTATTCATGGCGGCGCTGGTAGTTCTTTAAAAGGAAAAGGAGGCTTAACAGCGGTTAGAGAATCTTTACAGGATATTGTTAAGGAAGTTTATCAATTACTTTTGGCGGGAAAAAGTGCCAATGAAGCCGTTATTTTAGGTTGTCAATTACTAGAAAATAATCCCCGTTTTAATGCTGGAACGGGTTCTGTGTTACAATCAGATGGGCAAATTCGCATGAGTGCCTCTTTGATGGATGGTGATGCCCAGCGCTTCAGTGGCGTTATTAATGTTTCTAGGGTGAAAAACCCCATTGATTTAGCAAAAACATTACAAGATAAAGAAGATCGGATTTTATCTGATTATGGTAGTGCACAACTGTTACGGGAGTTGGGATTGCCCATTTATGATCCCCTCACAGATTTAAGGTTACAAGAATGGATTGAGGAGAGAAAAGGTAACTTTAGCAGTAAAATGGCTGGGGTTGTAGCAGAGGGTGATAATGCCAGACGGGGTACGATTGGGGTGGTTGCCCTTGATGCCATGGGCAGGGTGAGTGCTGGTACTTCTACGGGGGGTAAGGGTTTGGAATATGTGGGCAGGGTAAGTGATTCGGCTATGCCTGCGGGAAATTATGCCAATGGAGTAGCTGGGGTTAGTTGTACAGGTATTGGGGAAGATATTATTGATGAGTGTTTGGCGGCGAAGGTGGTTATTCGTACCTCTGATGGTATGTCATTATATGATGCTATGGCTAAATCTATGGAAGAAGCTAAGGTCAATAAGCGGGATTTAGGGGCGATCGCCCTTAGTCGTGATGGTAAAATAGCATGGGGTAAAACTAGCGAAATATTATTAGCCGCTTACCATGATGGTAATACCATTAACGATAGCCTTGAATGGAATGACCATACCTTGGTTGATACTATTTAG
- the dnaN gene encoding DNA polymerase III subunit beta: MKIICSQSELRNNLSLVSRAVPSRPTHPILANVLLMADSEKNTVTLTGFDLSLGMRTSFAAQVEEEGCITIPAKLFNDIVSRLPEGEIIVSFDGDDTDDNPLVAIESMYGKFQLRGVSASEFPDLPAVEKEEALMLPVTALSEGLKGSLFAASNDEAKQILTGIHLTRNLDTLEFAATDGHRLAVVKTTDDKEVSEDGEEETTHDDISVSEEQNFTMTIPARALREVEKILTMAKEEDNVALYVDDGQVVFELGEQNLTSRKLDGAYPNYNQLIPTSFDRTMVVERKRIIESLERVSVLLDQKNNMVKFSLDSQKGQLFLSVEANELGNAKESILAEITGDDFEIGFNIRYLMDGLKALSSNEITFHFNGAIQPVIVTPLSGLQMTYLIMPVKL, translated from the coding sequence GTGAAAATTATTTGTTCTCAAAGCGAATTAAGAAATAACCTTTCTTTAGTTAGTCGTGCTGTGCCTAGTCGTCCAACCCATCCCATTTTAGCTAATGTGTTATTAATGGCTGATAGTGAAAAAAATACCGTTACCCTTACAGGGTTTGATTTGAGTTTGGGAATGCGCACCAGTTTCGCCGCCCAAGTGGAAGAAGAAGGTTGTATTACTATTCCTGCTAAGTTGTTTAATGATATAGTCAGTCGTTTACCAGAAGGAGAAATTATAGTTAGTTTTGATGGTGATGATACTGATGATAATCCCCTGGTTGCGATCGAGTCAATGTACGGAAAATTTCAGCTTCGGGGGGTATCAGCTTCGGAGTTTCCCGATTTACCAGCGGTGGAGAAGGAAGAAGCCTTAATGTTGCCTGTAACTGCTTTGAGTGAGGGTTTAAAAGGCTCTTTATTTGCTGCGAGTAATGATGAAGCCAAACAAATTTTAACGGGAATACATCTCACCCGTAACCTTGATACCCTCGAATTTGCGGCTACTGATGGACATCGTTTGGCGGTGGTAAAAACCACTGATGATAAAGAAGTATCGGAGGATGGAGAAGAGGAAACCACCCATGATGATATTTCTGTTAGTGAAGAACAAAATTTTACCATGACAATTCCTGCCCGTGCATTACGTGAAGTGGAGAAAATTTTAACCATGGCGAAGGAGGAAGATAATGTTGCCCTTTATGTGGATGATGGGCAGGTAGTTTTTGAGTTAGGAGAGCAAAATTTAACCAGTCGTAAACTTGATGGGGCTTATCCTAATTATAATCAGTTAATTCCCACTTCTTTCGATCGCACCATGGTAGTAGAAAGAAAGAGAATTATTGAAAGTTTAGAAAGGGTATCAGTATTATTAGACCAAAAAAATAATATGGTCAAGTTTAGCCTAGATAGTCAAAAAGGACAACTATTTTTATCAGTGGAAGCCAACGAATTAGGAAACGCAAAAGAAAGTATTTTAGCGGAAATAACAGGGGATGACTTTGAGATTGGCTTTAATATTCGTTATTTAATGGATGGTTTAAAAGCGTTATCTTCTAACGAAATCACTTTTCATTTTAACGGCGCTATTCAACCAGTAATTGTGACTCCCCTTAGTGGTTTACAAATGACTTATTTAATTATGCCTGTCAAGCTATAA
- a CDS encoding exonuclease domain-containing protein — protein sequence MLFNSFKGDRPEFIVIDTEGQQLLREIAIIDGQGRLVYEAFVDGHYNNESQRIKRKSLPQIINDLSKFLFKKTIICHHVNHDKRILKDSFKYVKKKFPPCNFVCTLQLTKKYYPHFPKYSLEYISKQLRLKLNQRLFNNNFAHSAAYDAKFTHQLYLHLLSMEKMNKKIISNTELSNYPNPFTSSRVDNPFQVHLDFKQVYQTEYESLKSILQEVKKDSNNQSKGAVIIGEAGTGKTHLIMRIAKELLIRNRVLFIRQPNNSESIFYHTYNRILESFNEKVDGTKRTQLELLIAHSFVTILSKIDKVANSINGKKVIDNFRDDSLNIYEVLGKEDTKKYQNNWDFIERNIINWWSKNFSIGGYGLEILKGMIKFCRYSRSDFKDIIRRWLSGKELSDEEANQIGLKNWNDDLSREEFALDAIAVFGKLSTLDEPLIIVFDQLEGLGLKQNQKILENFGLAIKEILTHVPNSLVILNLFPDRWQQFKDYFDDSVLDRLSQNCITLSRPAQSQIEEILNLKSQVVGLSITDFLTEEELKDILSQSSIRSIINRASDYYRYKAENVPLPPTQTTIIDNPKNLETRVQQLENILQQIAHLTSSFLKVKNDEQEGISLPDIFPDLVIDEKENKENNILFKDRLIQSLQPIKDNIIKEYQLPQIITDSDDFGKLNTIVETITQYYKDIEINQLRLGNKKLPEHLSISDNDELVVGFLHVGGSSFTTRLRNFNELIISNPKSYFLLFRDKQEPPIKGRVGKMEIEKINNTKNGKFIILDEITRVNFELVYQLIIQIQEKDLELDLEKSLMLLPEILEEDSLITVFLKKIIKN from the coding sequence TTGTTATTTAATAGTTTTAAAGGCGATCGCCCCGAATTCATAGTCATAGATACCGAGGGACAACAATTACTGAGAGAAATTGCTATTATAGATGGGCAAGGACGATTAGTTTACGAAGCCTTTGTGGATGGACATTATAACAATGAATCACAAAGAATTAAACGTAAATCTCTCCCTCAAATCATTAATGACTTAAGTAAATTCTTATTCAAAAAAACTATTATATGTCATCATGTTAACCATGATAAAAGAATATTAAAAGATAGTTTCAAATATGTTAAAAAGAAATTTCCTCCCTGTAATTTTGTTTGTACCCTACAACTAACAAAAAAATACTACCCTCACTTTCCAAAATATTCCCTAGAATACATTAGTAAGCAACTACGGCTGAAACTAAACCAACGCCTATTTAACAATAATTTTGCCCATAGTGCGGCATATGATGCAAAATTTACCCATCAATTATACTTACATTTACTTAGTATGGAAAAGATGAATAAAAAAATTATTTCTAACACAGAATTAAGTAATTATCCTAATCCTTTTACTAGCAGTAGAGTAGATAATCCTTTTCAAGTTCATTTAGATTTTAAACAAGTTTATCAAACAGAATATGAAAGTCTAAAATCGATTTTACAGGAAGTAAAAAAAGATAGTAATAATCAAAGTAAGGGCGCTGTAATTATCGGCGAAGCAGGAACAGGTAAAACTCATTTAATTATGAGGATTGCTAAGGAATTATTAATTAGAAATCGTGTTTTATTTATCAGACAACCCAATAATTCAGAGTCAATTTTTTATCATACTTATAATCGTATTTTAGAATCATTTAATGAAAAAGTTGATGGCACCAAAAGAACGCAATTAGAACTTTTAATCGCCCATAGTTTTGTCACTATTTTATCTAAAATTGATAAAGTAGCTAATAGTATTAATGGTAAAAAAGTTATTGATAATTTCCGTGATGATAGTTTAAATATTTACGAAGTATTAGGCAAAGAAGATACTAAAAAATATCAAAATAACTGGGATTTTATTGAACGCAATATTATTAATTGGTGGTCAAAAAACTTTTCAATTGGTGGTTATGGTTTAGAAATTTTAAAAGGAATGATCAAGTTTTGTCGCTATAGTCGTTCCGATTTTAAAGATATAATTAGACGTTGGTTATCAGGGAAAGAATTAAGTGACGAAGAAGCTAATCAAATAGGTTTAAAAAATTGGAATGATGATTTAAGCAGGGAAGAATTTGCCCTGGATGCGATCGCTGTTTTTGGTAAATTATCAACCCTCGATGAACCATTAATAATAGTATTTGATCAACTAGAGGGGTTAGGATTAAAACAAAATCAAAAAATATTAGAAAATTTCGGTTTAGCCATCAAAGAAATTTTAACCCACGTACCCAATAGTTTAGTTATCTTAAACCTTTTTCCTGACCGTTGGCAACAGTTTAAAGACTATTTTGATGATTCAGTGTTGGATAGACTATCTCAAAACTGTATTACCCTTTCTCGCCCTGCACAATCACAAATCGAAGAAATTCTAAACCTCAAAAGTCAAGTAGTCGGATTATCAATTACCGATTTTTTGACAGAAGAAGAATTAAAAGACATTTTATCACAATCATCTATTAGAAGTATTATTAATCGGGCATCTGATTATTACCGTTATAAGGCTGAAAATGTACCCTTACCACCCACACAAACTACTATTATTGATAATCCTAAAAATTTAGAAACAAGGGTTCAACAACTAGAAAACATTTTACAACAAATAGCGCATTTAACCAGTAGCTTTTTAAAGGTAAAAAATGATGAGCAAGAGGGAATTTCTTTACCAGATATTTTTCCTGATCTAGTTATTGATGAAAAAGAGAACAAGGAAAATAATATTTTATTTAAGGATAGATTAATTCAATCTTTACAACCCATAAAAGATAACATTATTAAGGAATATCAATTACCGCAAATTATTACAGACTCCGATGATTTTGGTAAACTAAATACTATAGTAGAAACCATTACTCAATACTATAAAGATATAGAAATAAATCAACTAAGATTAGGCAACAAAAAATTACCTGAACATCTTTCTATTAGTGATAATGATGAATTAGTTGTCGGTTTTTTACACGTAGGAGGTTCATCATTTACCACTAGATTACGTAACTTTAATGAATTGATTATTTCTAATCCTAAAAGTTATTTTCTATTATTTAGGGATAAACAAGAGCCTCCAATAAAAGGCAGAGTGGGGAAGATGGAAATTGAAAAGATAAACAATACGAAAAATGGTAAATTTATTATCCTCGATGAAATAACTCGTGTCAATTTTGAACTGGTTTATCAACTAATTATTCAAATTCAAGAGAAAGATTTAGAATTAGATTTAGAAAAATCTTTAATGCTTTTACCTGAAATTTTGGAAGAAGATTCCTTAATAACCGTATTCCTGAAAAAAATAATCAAAAATTAA